A stretch of Usitatibacter palustris DNA encodes these proteins:
- a CDS encoding diguanylate cyclase, with product MHLLDCIETQLVSNRLPLVGVTLAAVPYANTPVVLTLHWHGFVETRLADVTDANVVAYQTVPSSALQINERWDRFEQLESSILDVAWELGAWDLARTEALPYVRPGATATEAIACQGAFAAQPPLIDGQPAVVAEVPDAGDLVEAAARSGYVSWLFRPVHGGLWADLAEDLTLEEGGYRNPPCPLLSAPTRPGRSRRVVYQFGRSDRILS from the coding sequence ATGCATCTGCTCGACTGCATTGAAACGCAACTCGTTTCCAACCGGCTTCCGCTGGTGGGGGTGACGCTCGCCGCCGTCCCCTACGCGAATACGCCGGTGGTCCTTACGCTGCACTGGCATGGATTCGTCGAGACGCGCCTCGCGGACGTCACCGACGCCAACGTCGTCGCCTACCAGACGGTCCCCAGCTCCGCGCTGCAGATCAACGAGCGCTGGGACCGCTTCGAACAGCTCGAAAGCTCCATTCTCGATGTCGCCTGGGAGCTCGGCGCGTGGGACCTCGCACGCACCGAAGCGTTGCCCTATGTCCGTCCCGGTGCAACGGCCACCGAAGCGATCGCCTGCCAGGGTGCCTTCGCCGCCCAGCCACCGCTCATCGACGGCCAGCCCGCCGTGGTTGCGGAAGTCCCGGATGCCGGTGACCTCGTCGAAGCCGCGGCGCGCTCGGGTTACGTTTCGTGGCTCTTCCGGCCCGTGCACGGCGGCCTCTGGGCCGATCTCGCCGAAGACCTCACGCTCGAAGAGGGCGGTTATCGCAACCCGCCCTGCCCCCTTCTCAGTGCTCCCACCCGGCCCGGCCGCAGCCGTCGCGTGGTGTACCAGTTCGGCCGCAGTGACAGAATATTGAGCTAA
- a CDS encoding adenosylmethionine--8-amino-7-oxononanoate transaminase — MSNREVVARSLAAIWHPCTQMKAHERFPLLPIARGEGAWLIDFEGRRYLDGVSSWWVNLFGHSNFEINTALLDQMGKLEHVMLAGFTHEPAVALAEQLSALAPGRLGHAFFASDGASAAEIALKMAFHYWANRGRPGKKRFVALAGGYHGETIGALSVTDVAIFRDAYGPLLRENILVPFPGDAGAIEALEKVLAEHSGEIAALIVEPLVQGASGMRMYPSAYLKRARELCTKREVLLIADEIMTGFGRTGSMFACEQAGIAPDLLCLSKGITGGYLPLSCVLSSDEVYAAFYDDDVTRGFLHSHSYTGNALACRAALAVLDIFKRDHVIDANRERAARLSEAAHDALAKHRNVRNLRNLGMIWAFEVESADPQFARKAFELALRRGVLLRPIGKTVYFMPPYIVSEAEFDLLVDAGVAIADAA, encoded by the coding sequence GTGAGCAACCGCGAGGTCGTCGCCCGAAGCCTCGCCGCCATCTGGCACCCCTGTACGCAGATGAAGGCGCACGAGCGCTTTCCCCTGCTGCCCATCGCCCGCGGCGAAGGCGCGTGGCTCATCGACTTCGAGGGACGGCGCTACCTCGACGGCGTGAGCTCCTGGTGGGTGAACCTCTTCGGGCATTCGAACTTCGAGATCAATACGGCGCTGCTCGACCAGATGGGCAAGCTCGAGCACGTGATGCTGGCGGGCTTCACGCACGAGCCGGCGGTGGCGCTCGCGGAGCAGCTCTCGGCGCTCGCACCCGGCAGGCTAGGGCACGCGTTCTTCGCTTCCGACGGCGCTTCGGCCGCGGAGATCGCCCTCAAGATGGCGTTCCACTACTGGGCCAACCGCGGCCGCCCCGGCAAGAAGCGCTTCGTGGCGCTCGCGGGTGGTTATCACGGCGAAACGATCGGCGCGCTCTCCGTCACCGACGTCGCCATCTTCCGCGATGCGTATGGCCCGCTCCTCCGCGAGAACATTCTCGTTCCCTTCCCGGGTGACGCGGGGGCGATCGAAGCACTGGAGAAGGTTCTTGCCGAGCATTCGGGAGAAATTGCCGCGCTCATCGTCGAGCCGCTCGTCCAGGGGGCGAGCGGGATGCGGATGTATCCGTCGGCGTATCTCAAGCGCGCGCGCGAGCTCTGCACGAAGCGCGAGGTGCTGCTCATCGCCGACGAGATCATGACGGGGTTTGGGCGCACGGGCTCGATGTTCGCGTGCGAGCAGGCCGGCATTGCGCCCGACCTCCTGTGCCTGTCGAAAGGAATCACCGGCGGCTACCTGCCGCTGTCGTGCGTCCTTTCGAGCGACGAGGTGTATGCCGCGTTCTACGATGACGACGTGACGCGCGGCTTCCTGCATTCGCATTCGTACACCGGCAACGCGCTTGCGTGCCGCGCGGCACTGGCCGTGCTCGACATCTTCAAGCGCGACCATGTGATCGATGCCAATCGCGAGCGGGCGGCGCGCCTTTCGGAAGCCGCGCATGACGCGCTCGCCAAGCACCGCAACGTGCGCAACCTGCGCAACCTCGGGATGATCTGGGCCTTCGAAGTCGAGAGCGCCGATCCGCAGTTCGCGCGGAAGGCCTTCGAGTTGGCACTCCGCCGCGGCGTGCTGCTGCGGCCCATCGGGAAAACCGTCTACTTCATGCCGCCCTACATCGTGAGCGAAGCCGAGTTCGATCTGCTCGTCGATGCAGGAGTGGCCATCGCCGATGCTGCGTAG
- the dacB gene encoding D-alanyl-D-alanine carboxypeptidase/D-alanyl-D-alanine endopeptidase, with protein sequence MLRSFAFVVLAFPLLAFAAELPAPVRDALARVGVPLSAVGAIVVPVEGGTALVDHNAGKPLNPASTIKVITTYAGLDLLGPAFTFRTHFTVTGTITNGVLDGNLAIRGGGDPKLSYERLWQVAHSLRARGLREIRGDVILDRSYFAPAVHDPAKFDGESRRAYNVGPDALLINFKAVDFRFVPEGDGVRVMGEPDLPNVEIASSLKLVKEPCGAWRRGLKYDIVEMGLIATANFTGTYPASCGENTWPLSVFDADRYVESVFRWIWSEVGGTLLGKVRPGATPAEGRLLYMHESEPLASLVRDINKYSNNVMARQVFLTLSAEKAGVPGDAAASTRVVREWLKTKGIAAPELVLENGSGLSRAERASAATLAAVLRSAWASSVMPELISSFPVFAVDGTLKKRVGDAAGQAHLKGGTLTGVQSVAGYVLDSKGRRWVVVIVANHDNANRAQPAFDALVDWVQRGK encoded by the coding sequence ATGCTGCGTAGCTTCGCATTCGTGGTCCTCGCATTCCCGCTGCTCGCTTTCGCGGCCGAACTGCCCGCGCCAGTACGTGACGCGCTTGCCCGCGTCGGCGTTCCGCTTTCGGCCGTGGGCGCCATCGTCGTGCCGGTGGAAGGTGGAACCGCGCTCGTCGATCACAACGCGGGCAAACCGCTCAACCCCGCCTCCACGATCAAGGTCATCACGACGTATGCGGGCCTCGATCTCCTCGGCCCTGCCTTCACGTTCCGCACGCACTTCACGGTGACCGGCACGATCACGAACGGCGTGCTCGACGGCAACCTCGCGATTCGCGGCGGCGGCGATCCCAAGCTCTCGTACGAGCGGCTCTGGCAGGTCGCGCATTCGTTGCGCGCGCGCGGGCTGCGCGAGATCCGCGGCGACGTGATCCTCGATCGCTCGTACTTCGCGCCCGCCGTGCACGACCCCGCGAAGTTCGACGGCGAATCGCGGCGCGCGTACAACGTCGGGCCCGATGCGCTGCTCATCAACTTCAAGGCCGTGGACTTTCGGTTTGTTCCGGAGGGTGACGGGGTTCGGGTGATGGGCGAGCCGGACCTGCCCAACGTGGAGATCGCGAGCTCCCTGAAGCTCGTGAAGGAGCCGTGCGGCGCGTGGCGGCGCGGTCTCAAGTACGACATCGTGGAGATGGGGCTGATCGCGACGGCGAACTTCACCGGCACCTATCCCGCGTCGTGCGGCGAGAACACCTGGCCGCTCTCGGTCTTCGATGCGGACCGCTACGTGGAGTCGGTGTTTCGCTGGATCTGGAGCGAAGTGGGCGGCACGCTGCTGGGCAAGGTGCGGCCCGGCGCGACACCCGCCGAAGGCCGCCTCCTTTATATGCACGAGTCCGAGCCCCTCGCCTCGCTCGTGCGCGACATCAACAAGTATTCGAACAACGTGATGGCGCGACAGGTGTTCCTCACGCTCTCGGCGGAGAAGGCCGGCGTGCCCGGTGACGCTGCAGCGAGCACGCGCGTCGTTCGCGAATGGCTGAAGACGAAAGGCATCGCCGCCCCGGAGCTCGTGCTCGAAAACGGATCGGGGCTATCGCGTGCCGAGCGCGCGAGTGCCGCGACGCTGGCGGCCGTGCTGCGCAGCGCATGGGCGAGCTCGGTCATGCCCGAGCTGATCTCGTCGTTCCCGGTGTTCGCCGTGGATGGCACGCTGAAGAAGCGCGTGGGCGATGCCGCCGGCCAGGCGCACCTCAAGGGCGGAACGCTGACCGGCGTGCAAAGCGTTGCGGGCTACGTTCTCGACTCGAAAGGGCGACGGTGGGTGGTGGTGATCGTCGCAAACCACGACAACGCGAACCGGGCGCAGCCGGCGTTCGATGCGTTAGTGGACTGGGTGCAACGCGGGAAATAA
- a CDS encoding Calx-beta domain-containing protein yields MFRIATAAVAGAWFALAALIPLPAHAQRPSPLPGTPEAVGEGLRNIPDELLTPEGRKLKAEVLRGAQPANTTNVMPGGGTPRPGSSADSAKSLYDATEPIVPRGNADIDAVKAHAEAILALANECTGYPCPVVETCETATKLAQSLIDAEAYLDEMVGALNRAAASSAQAHNNVISQAGISSANLDRAIRVLAIREFFTNFASMMMNLASLAGDVEGMIKDGTVLPGDNLAAKLDGLYQTAKDVENVIQDGIKTGTSISGGDPDKVSATPVASLTEGLGLTPEQASRVNDFKGYASDLANAADKMRAEMKAAKEAGEKFNIKGEAGRNLAAALAKIAFTELKGISDAKIKEDKDYIDQLMKDLTAEQKILAELFLQRGRIGERRNAADDALAKVRLARAALVACLAKTCGVPTMTRPRLPDYYAPPPGMSQADLAKYHGWGTALRDLNVRLANAEIALRDRFIVKNLCTGGGGGTFTDPGRGGDIGVIPGWAGSYNRLKAACPECQPQADALSAILGELIYLDREIARLNEEFRRQEGLIEQMGKLKHQLEQLDAKRREMRESMTGLGSLVPGRSQELELMNGKRAELISERDYLRREAERIDAMKDSFKELAKRRTEVAAREPAASEALRACEERYCTPVTVDVVIGVFGHNPFNPTDPIGVIGGGTGPVTPGAPGTITLSSATYSGGEGGAVLITAVRSGGAQGIVSVGYATAPGSATPGADYAAATGRLRWESGETGGKTFVISIIDDTQVEDAETFTVVLDNVEGGASIGAPSRATVTIADNDSVAPPQPAGNLQFTSATYSVQENAGVVTVLVTRTGGSAGQVTVQALTGGGSGSASVGSDYQSTQATLVWENGDTGTKSFTVSIVNDTILEGNETFQVALNGPTGGATLGAPSVASVTIIDDDQDTGPCGPTGNAWTPNAGSPYSCGGSCSPTPTPQSVTVSGLRVTVSPFDAVGPATFTGCTATLNSDSSTLTYFGQANHRATITRTSNNSFTANIVSSGGGTCTMACSRSGP; encoded by the coding sequence GTGTTCCGCATCGCGACAGCTGCAGTTGCAGGGGCGTGGTTTGCCCTTGCCGCACTCATCCCCCTTCCTGCTCACGCCCAGCGGCCCTCGCCCCTTCCGGGGACGCCCGAGGCTGTCGGCGAAGGCCTGCGCAACATTCCCGACGAGCTCCTCACGCCGGAAGGCCGCAAGCTCAAGGCTGAAGTGCTGCGTGGCGCTCAACCGGCCAACACCACGAACGTGATGCCGGGCGGCGGTACGCCGCGCCCGGGCTCTTCCGCCGACTCCGCGAAAAGCCTCTACGACGCGACCGAGCCGATCGTCCCGCGCGGCAACGCCGACATCGACGCGGTGAAGGCGCACGCCGAGGCGATCCTCGCGCTCGCCAACGAGTGCACCGGTTATCCATGCCCCGTCGTCGAAACCTGCGAGACCGCGACCAAGCTCGCGCAGTCGCTGATCGACGCGGAAGCGTATCTCGATGAAATGGTCGGCGCGCTCAACCGCGCGGCCGCAAGCTCGGCGCAGGCGCACAACAACGTCATTTCGCAGGCGGGCATCTCATCCGCGAACCTCGACCGCGCCATCCGCGTGCTCGCGATCCGGGAGTTCTTCACGAACTTCGCCTCGATGATGATGAACCTCGCTTCGCTCGCGGGCGACGTCGAGGGAATGATCAAGGATGGCACGGTCCTCCCCGGCGACAACCTCGCCGCGAAGCTCGACGGCCTGTATCAAACCGCGAAGGACGTCGAGAACGTCATCCAGGACGGCATCAAGACGGGCACGTCGATCTCGGGCGGGGATCCGGACAAGGTCTCGGCCACGCCGGTGGCCTCGCTCACCGAAGGCCTCGGCCTCACGCCCGAGCAGGCGAGCCGCGTGAACGACTTCAAGGGCTATGCCTCCGACCTCGCGAACGCAGCCGACAAGATGCGCGCGGAAATGAAGGCGGCGAAGGAGGCCGGCGAGAAGTTCAACATCAAGGGCGAGGCCGGCAGGAACCTCGCCGCGGCCCTCGCCAAGATCGCGTTCACCGAACTGAAGGGGATCTCCGACGCGAAGATCAAGGAGGACAAGGACTACATCGACCAGCTGATGAAGGACCTGACCGCCGAGCAGAAGATCCTCGCGGAGCTCTTCCTGCAACGCGGTCGCATCGGCGAGCGACGCAACGCCGCTGACGACGCGCTGGCCAAGGTGCGCCTCGCGCGCGCGGCCCTCGTCGCCTGCCTCGCGAAGACGTGCGGCGTGCCGACGATGACCCGGCCCCGGCTGCCCGACTACTACGCGCCGCCGCCCGGGATGTCGCAGGCGGACCTCGCCAAGTACCACGGCTGGGGCACGGCGCTCCGGGACCTCAACGTGCGCCTCGCCAACGCGGAGATCGCGCTGCGCGACCGCTTCATCGTGAAGAACCTCTGCACCGGTGGTGGCGGCGGGACCTTCACCGATCCGGGCCGCGGTGGCGACATCGGCGTGATCCCCGGATGGGCGGGCTCCTACAACCGGTTGAAGGCTGCGTGCCCCGAGTGCCAGCCGCAGGCCGACGCCCTGTCGGCGATCCTCGGCGAGCTCATCTACCTCGACCGCGAGATCGCGCGCCTCAACGAGGAGTTCAGGAGGCAGGAAGGGCTGATCGAGCAGATGGGCAAGCTCAAGCACCAGCTCGAGCAGCTCGACGCGAAGCGTCGCGAGATGCGCGAGAGCATGACGGGCCTGGGCTCACTCGTGCCGGGCCGCTCGCAGGAGCTCGAGCTGATGAATGGGAAGCGCGCCGAGCTCATCAGCGAGAGGGACTACCTGCGCCGCGAGGCGGAGCGCATCGACGCGATGAAGGACTCCTTCAAGGAGCTCGCGAAGCGCCGCACGGAGGTCGCCGCGAGGGAACCCGCCGCCTCTGAAGCGCTGCGCGCGTGCGAAGAACGCTACTGCACGCCAGTCACCGTCGACGTCGTGATCGGTGTCTTCGGCCACAACCCGTTCAATCCCACCGATCCCATCGGCGTCATCGGCGGCGGCACGGGGCCGGTCACCCCCGGCGCGCCCGGGACGATCACTCTCTCGTCGGCCACGTACTCGGGCGGCGAGGGCGGAGCCGTGCTCATCACCGCCGTTCGCAGCGGCGGAGCGCAGGGCATCGTGAGCGTGGGCTATGCGACGGCCCCCGGTTCGGCCACGCCGGGCGCGGACTACGCGGCAGCGACCGGACGGCTGCGCTGGGAAAGCGGCGAGACCGGCGGCAAGACCTTCGTGATCTCGATCATCGACGACACTCAGGTCGAGGACGCGGAAACCTTCACCGTGGTGCTCGACAACGTGGAAGGCGGTGCTTCCATCGGTGCGCCCTCGCGCGCGACGGTGACCATCGCCGACAACGATTCGGTCGCGCCGCCGCAACCGGCGGGCAACCTGCAGTTCACCTCGGCGACGTATTCGGTCCAGGAGAACGCGGGTGTCGTGACTGTCCTCGTCACGCGCACCGGCGGCAGCGCGGGCCAGGTCACGGTGCAGGCGCTCACGGGCGGCGGCTCGGGAAGTGCCAGCGTCGGCTCTGATTACCAGTCCACGCAGGCCACGCTCGTCTGGGAGAACGGCGATACCGGCACCAAGAGCTTCACGGTGTCGATCGTGAACGACACGATCCTCGAGGGCAACGAAACGTTCCAGGTCGCGCTCAACGGCCCGACGGGAGGAGCCACGCTCGGCGCGCCGTCGGTGGCCTCCGTCACGATCATCGACGACGACCAGGACACCGGTCCGTGCGGTCCGACGGGCAACGCGTGGACGCCCAACGCAGGCTCGCCTTACTCGTGCGGCGGAAGCTGCTCGCCCACGCCCACGCCGCAGAGCGTCACGGTGAGCGGACTGCGCGTCACGGTCTCGCCGTTCGACGCGGTCGGCCCCGCGACCTTCACCGGTTGCACGGCCACGCTCAACTCCGACAGCAGCACGCTCACTTACTTCGGCCAGGCGAACCACCGCGCGACGATCACGCGCACGAGCAACAACTCGTTCACCGCCAACATCGTGAGCAGCGGTGGTGGAACCTGCACGATGGCGTGCTCGAGGAGCGGACCATGA
- a CDS encoding helix-turn-helix transcriptional regulator, with product MKHAATVASVRALCALGLPGEQLIPALLEALHRAIPSSRNLFDWTDEQGRLVRYFFEGPIDAEIARHYFESFYNQAGEIEAMGSFQDTVTGRASIRSAAELDSATFFRSALYNEIWRPQGLHSRVEAIVKDVHGRPLGSLVLYREKGDPPFTQAEERLLADLTPYIARALTVDNVMSLDFVARRERRAVLNLAGDGALLHLSQDAHKMLLLSHGGITPESAGRVPSVADFGTLQLLADQIHRHERASRHQVALTVDNAWGRFVFEAEPLAAATEGAPGAIHVSIQHQEPRAVAWRRALSGLNLSIAQTEVCALMRAGYTQRQIAAALSIAPNTVSDHVRKIYTRLDVHSVRELCIRVDELVV from the coding sequence ATGAAACACGCAGCCACCGTCGCGAGCGTGCGCGCGCTGTGCGCGCTCGGGCTTCCGGGCGAGCAGCTCATCCCGGCGCTGCTCGAGGCGCTGCATCGCGCGATTCCCTCGTCGCGCAACCTCTTCGACTGGACCGACGAGCAGGGCCGCCTCGTGCGCTATTTCTTCGAGGGGCCGATCGACGCGGAGATCGCGCGCCACTACTTCGAGTCGTTCTACAACCAGGCGGGCGAGATCGAGGCGATGGGCTCGTTCCAGGACACGGTCACCGGGCGCGCCTCGATCCGCAGTGCGGCGGAGCTCGACAGCGCGACGTTCTTCCGCTCGGCGCTCTACAACGAGATCTGGCGGCCGCAGGGCCTGCACAGCCGCGTGGAGGCGATCGTGAAGGACGTGCACGGCCGGCCGCTCGGTTCGCTCGTGCTCTATCGCGAGAAAGGCGATCCGCCCTTCACGCAGGCCGAGGAGCGCCTGCTCGCGGACCTTACGCCCTACATCGCGCGCGCCCTCACGGTGGACAACGTGATGTCGCTCGACTTCGTCGCGCGGCGCGAGCGGCGTGCGGTGCTCAACCTCGCGGGAGACGGCGCGCTCCTGCACCTGTCGCAGGACGCGCACAAGATGCTGTTGCTCTCGCACGGCGGCATCACGCCGGAATCCGCGGGACGCGTTCCCAGCGTGGCCGACTTCGGCACGCTCCAGCTGCTGGCCGACCAGATCCATCGGCACGAGCGCGCTTCGCGGCACCAGGTCGCCCTCACCGTGGACAACGCGTGGGGGCGGTTCGTCTTCGAGGCCGAGCCGCTCGCCGCGGCCACCGAAGGCGCGCCCGGCGCGATCCACGTGAGCATCCAGCACCAGGAGCCGCGCGCGGTGGCCTGGCGGCGCGCGCTCTCCGGGCTCAACCTCTCGATCGCGCAGACCGAGGTGTGCGCCCTCATGCGGGCGGGCTATACGCAGCGCCAGATCGCGGCCGCGCTTTCCATCGCGCCCAACACCGTTTCGGACCACGTCCGGAAGATCTACACCCGGCTCGACGTCCATTCGGTCAGGGAGCTGTGCATCCGGGTGGACGAACTCGTCGTCTGA
- a CDS encoding RNA polymerase sigma factor, producing MTLARQEIERVYREESRRVLATLIRLLGDFDLAEEALHDAFIAAVEQWPTEGVPGNPRAWLVSTGRFKAIDKIRRRAKFDVSLEDVAERIDEMADPNITEDHEGVEDDRLRLVFTCCHPALMPDAQVALTLREVVGLTTEEIARAYIAKPSAIAQRIVRAKNKIREAKIPYEVPARSELPTRLDSVLRVIYLVFNEGYLASSGEMLTRHDLSGEAIRLGRLIIELLPEPEAVGLLALMLLQESRRAARTTPSGDLILLADQDRSKWNRDQIADGIKLVEGVLGSGRFGPYTLQAAIAAVHAEAASADDTDWAQIVSLYDVLLRADPSPVVELNRAVAVAMRDGPAMGLALIDDLLAQGDLEEYYLAHSARADLCRRLGMKAEAAKSYKRALQLTQTASEKRFLEGRLKELS from the coding sequence ATGACGCTCGCAAGGCAGGAAATCGAGAGGGTTTACCGGGAAGAGTCACGCCGGGTGCTGGCGACGCTTATCCGTTTGCTGGGCGATTTCGACCTCGCCGAGGAGGCCCTGCATGACGCATTCATCGCGGCGGTCGAGCAGTGGCCGACCGAGGGCGTGCCCGGCAATCCGCGCGCATGGCTGGTATCGACCGGGCGCTTCAAGGCGATCGACAAGATCCGGCGGCGCGCGAAATTCGACGTGTCGCTCGAGGACGTGGCCGAGCGCATCGACGAGATGGCCGACCCCAACATCACCGAGGATCACGAAGGCGTGGAAGACGATCGCCTGCGCCTCGTCTTCACCTGCTGCCACCCGGCGCTGATGCCCGACGCGCAGGTGGCGCTCACGCTCCGCGAGGTGGTCGGCCTCACCACGGAGGAGATCGCGCGCGCGTACATCGCCAAGCCCTCGGCGATCGCGCAGCGCATCGTGCGCGCGAAGAACAAGATCCGCGAGGCGAAGATTCCCTATGAAGTGCCCGCACGGTCCGAGCTGCCCACGCGGTTGGACAGTGTGTTGCGGGTGATCTACCTCGTGTTCAACGAGGGCTATCTCGCATCGTCAGGGGAGATGTTGACGCGACATGACCTGTCGGGGGAAGCGATCCGCCTCGGTCGCCTGATCATCGAACTCCTGCCCGAACCCGAAGCCGTGGGGCTGCTCGCGCTGATGCTTTTGCAGGAGTCGCGCCGTGCCGCGCGCACCACACCCAGTGGCGACCTCATCCTGCTCGCCGACCAGGATCGCTCGAAGTGGAATCGCGACCAGATCGCCGACGGGATCAAGCTCGTCGAGGGCGTACTCGGTTCCGGGCGCTTCGGTCCTTACACGTTGCAGGCGGCCATCGCGGCCGTGCACGCGGAGGCAGCGAGCGCCGACGACACCGACTGGGCGCAGATCGTGAGCCTCTACGACGTGTTGCTGCGCGCCGATCCCTCGCCGGTCGTGGAGCTCAACCGCGCGGTGGCGGTCGCCATGCGCGACGGGCCCGCGATGGGGCTCGCGTTGATCGACGATCTGCTCGCGCAGGGCGATCTCGAGGAGTACTACCTCGCGCATTCGGCGCGTGCGGACCTGTGCAGGCGATTGGGGATGAAGGCCGAAGCGGCGAAGTCGTACAAGCGCGCGCTGCAGCTTACGCAGACCGCGTCGGAGAAACGTTTCCTGGAAGGACGATTGAAGGAGTTGTCATGA
- a CDS encoding YciI family protein: MKYICQIYLDEESMGAMPTPEVEALNLEHHHYDDELMRGGQLLATGALSPSSSTSCVRVRGGKVTVTDGPFAETKEQVAGFFLIEARDLNEAIQIGSRIPSARLGTVEVRALAPLVIGGKDYWCMDRLGMRA; this comes from the coding sequence ATGAAATACATTTGCCAGATCTATCTCGATGAGGAAAGCATGGGCGCGATGCCCACGCCGGAAGTGGAGGCGTTGAACCTCGAGCACCACCACTACGACGACGAGCTGATGCGCGGCGGCCAACTGCTCGCCACCGGCGCGCTCTCGCCCTCGAGCTCCACGAGTTGCGTGCGCGTGCGCGGCGGCAAGGTCACCGTGACCGATGGCCCGTTCGCGGAGACCAAGGAGCAGGTCGCCGGGTTCTTTCTCATCGAAGCGCGCGACCTCAACGAGGCGATCCAGATCGGCTCGCGGATTCCTTCGGCGCGCCTCGGGACGGTTGAAGTGCGTGCCCTCGCGCCGCTGGTCATCGGTGGCAAGGACTACTGGTGCATGGATCGCCTGGGAATGAGGGCATGA
- a CDS encoding YciI family protein: MKYVCLIYQNDKVFEAMPDAERAAFRQACTDSHAALMKRGRYLAAAALKDVDTATTIRVRDDRTSVTDGPFAETKEQLAGLIFIEADDLDEAIAVAKTIPAVRVGSVEIRAAEGGTFS, encoded by the coding sequence ATGAAGTACGTGTGCCTGATCTACCAGAACGACAAGGTCTTCGAGGCAATGCCCGACGCGGAGCGCGCTGCATTCCGCCAGGCGTGCACGGATTCGCATGCGGCGCTCATGAAGCGCGGCCGCTACCTCGCGGCGGCGGCGCTGAAGGATGTCGATACGGCGACGACGATTCGCGTGCGTGACGACCGGACATCGGTCACCGACGGGCCGTTCGCGGAAACCAAGGAGCAGCTCGCGGGGCTGATCTTCATCGAGGCGGACGATCTCGACGAGGCCATTGCAGTCGCGAAGACGATTCCGGCCGTGAGGGTGGGGTCGGTGGAGATCAGGGCTGCGGAGGGCGGGACGTTTTCGTGA
- a CDS encoding tetratricopeptide repeat protein encodes MSGYGVADVEKLLRLPRSTIRSLINAGFVVPARGPRNAFIFSFQDLIVLRTAAALVAAKVPNRRIMKSLRELRRDLPASMPMSGLSISAVGDRVVVKDGTARWQVESGQYVLAFEGDPAVGSLAVVERKPEPEAEVPSSAEIINRAVALHEARKFGEAKRAYIEALETVGADSILLFNLGVLLEDMHREHDAMKAYEGAVRVDPDCADAHYNLGLLYEKFGKPQEALRHMANYRRLTKTSRPPQP; translated from the coding sequence GTGTCCGGGTACGGCGTCGCGGATGTCGAGAAGCTGCTGCGGCTTCCGCGCAGCACGATCCGCTCGCTGATCAACGCCGGCTTCGTCGTTCCCGCCCGCGGCCCGCGCAACGCCTTCATCTTTTCCTTCCAGGACCTGATCGTCCTGCGCACCGCGGCGGCTCTCGTCGCGGCGAAGGTCCCCAACCGCCGCATCATGAAGTCGCTGCGCGAACTGCGCCGCGACCTCCCGGCCTCGATGCCGATGTCGGGACTCAGCATCTCCGCCGTCGGTGATCGCGTCGTCGTGAAGGATGGGACAGCGCGCTGGCAGGTGGAGTCCGGCCAATACGTCCTCGCGTTCGAGGGCGATCCTGCCGTGGGTTCCCTTGCGGTCGTCGAACGCAAACCGGAGCCGGAAGCAGAAGTGCCTTCCAGCGCGGAGATCATCAATCGCGCGGTGGCGCTGCATGAAGCCCGCAAGTTCGGCGAAGCCAAGCGCGCGTACATCGAAGCGCTGGAAACCGTCGGCGCCGATTCGATCCTGCTCTTCAACCTGGGTGTGCTGCTCGAGGACATGCATCGCGAGCACGACGCCATGAAGGCGTACGAAGGCGCGGTGCGGGTCGATCCCGATTGCGCCGACGCGCACTACAACCTGGGCCTGCTCTACGAGAAATTCGGCAAGCCCCAGGAAGCTCTGCGCCACATGGCCAATTACCGCCGCCTCACGAAAACGTCCCGCCCTCCGCAGCCCTGA